Part of the Corynebacterium efficiens YS-314 genome is shown below.
CGGGAAGACGTATCTGACCTGTGCGGTGGGGATTTCTGCGTGCCATAACGGCTATTCGGTGGCGTATTGGCGCATGGATGATCTGGCTAGGCGTTTGGCGGTCACTCGGATCGACACGTTGGAACACGAGGACATGCTGGCAGGCTTGTTTGGTGTTGATGTGTTGATTCTGGATGATTTTCTCACCGTGGGTGTTGATGAACGCACTGCAAGTGACCTGTTTGCGATTGGACCTGACCCCCGTTTGGTAGACACCTAACATCCCAACATTCTGGGACAGAAAGGTAATCTGCCACCATGCCAAGCAAGACCTACACAGAGGAGTTCAAGCGCGACGCCGTCGCCTTGTATGAGAACTCCCCGGGGGCTTCGATTCAGACCATCGCCACTGACCTTGGGATCAATCGCGCCACGTTAGCGAACTGGGTAAAAAAATACGGCACCGCAACTCCCAGCGAAACGCCTTCACCAGCCTCGGTGACTGAGGCTGAGCGGATCCGCCAGCTGGAACGGGAAGTTAGCCGACTGAGAGAAGAGCGCGATATCCTGCGGAAGGCCGCTAAATATTTCGCGGAAGAGACGAACTGGTGATCCGCTTCCGGTTCGTTGATGACGCCCAGAAAAACCATTCGGTTAAGCGGTTATGCGAGGTGCTGAAACTCAACAGGTCCTCCTATTACAAATGGAAAAACAGCAGCTCAGCCCGGAGAAAACGACTTATCTCTGACGCCCTCCTCGGTGCCCGGGTCAAGACGGTCTTCACCGCCGAAAAGGGTTGTTATGGGGCCAAACGGATCACGGCCGAACTCAAGGACCAGGCCGATCAAACCCCCGTGAACCACAAGCGAGTTGCGCGGGTCATGCGTGAACTCAAACTGTTTGGCTACACCAAGAAGCGCAAGGTCACCACCACCGTGTCAGATCAGAAGAAACCAGTGTTCCCTGATCTGGTGGGCCGGAAATTCACCGCCGACAAGCCTAACCAGCTCTATGTCGGGGACATTACCTACCTGCCGATCGCGGACGGGTCGAATATGTACCTGGCTACGGTCATTGACTGTTATTCCCGCAGGTTGGTGGGCTTTTCCATCGCAGATCATATGCGCACCAGCTTGGTCCAGGATGCACTGACCATGGCTAAGGGCCAGCGTGGAGACTTGAAGGGGGCGATCTTTCATTCGGATCACGGGAGCGTGTATACCTCTCATGCATTCCAGGGCGCCTGTAAAGACCTGGGGATCAGGCAGTCGATGGGATCAATTGGAACCAGTGCGGATAATGCTTTGGCCGAGTCCTTCAATGCCGCGATGAAGCGGGAAGTTCTTCAGGATTCCAAGACATTCATAAACCAGTTGATCTGCCGACGGGATGTTTTCCGCTGGTGTACTCGTTACAACACGGTACGCAGACATTCCTGGTGTAAATATCTCGCGCCTGCGGTGTTTGAAGAGCGCGGTCCTGCTATCCTGAAATCTGCTTCCTGATTAAATCCTCCGTGTCCACCATCCGGGGGTCGGGCCCATTCTAGCGAATCGGGAGAATATTCACGCAACGATCATCGGGTCGCAGTCGACTCCGGGGCATTGGTTGGATGTGTTACCGGATAAGAACTCCGGGGATTCCATTGTCAACCGTTTATCGAGATCGTCTCGCAAGATCACCTTAGGCACGGTGGATATGCGTGAGATCACCAGTCGGGAGCGGATCGCTGCCCACGATGGTCAGTAGCTAAAAGCACGGCCCTGTCCCTGATGCTGGCGGGTTTCCTGTTTTTGAGGGAGCCTGCCGGTACCACGGGATCAGAACGCAGTACCAGTGCTCCGGAATTGCAGTACCATTTCACCCCATTTGGCAGCCGGGGAGCTCGACCCCCGAAACCACTG
Proteins encoded:
- a CDS encoding IS3 family transposase (programmed frameshift), with product MPSKTYTEEFKRDAVALYENSPGASIQTIATDLGINRATLANWVKKYGTATPSETPSPASVTEAERIRQLEREVSRLREERDILRKAAKYFGGRDELVIRFRFVDDAQKNHSVKRLCEVLKLNRSSYYKWKNSSSARRKRLISDALLGARVKTVFTAEKGCYGAKRITAELKDQADQTPVNHKRVARVMRELKLFGYTKKRKVTTTVSDQKKPVFPDLVGRKFTADKPNQLYVGDITYLPIADGSNMYLATVIDCYSRRLVGFSIADHMRTSLVQDALTMAKGQRGDLKGAIFHSDHGSVYTSHAFQGACKDLGIRQSMGSIGTSADNALAESFNAAMKREVLQDSKTFINQLICRRDVFRWCTRYNTVRRHSWCKYLAPAVFEERGPAILKSAS